Proteins from a genomic interval of Diospyros lotus cultivar Yz01 chromosome 6, ASM1463336v1, whole genome shotgun sequence:
- the LOC127804438 gene encoding uncharacterized protein LOC127804438, whose translation MDLSERDESDSSSSHHSRSANRVTNDGRQEERSGPSENRFDRMERILEGMLTHVTRNEPSRHTTHVLDQYRRQRPPVFRGKAEDDPCMAEYWMEQTEKLLQHLQCSDEDKVNCATFMLEEDAARWWQSAQRALQRTPSWREEKTWEFMKLKQTDEMSVTQYDVKFTQLIRYVPMYEADEWQKAQKFVGGLKVGLQQALSSWTLDTYNEALHRALSTETNLLRVSLIRSDEKKKDPKGGEHKSDGRNSKSNEPCSRCGKVHSGKQCFQGHIRCFSCGEEGHKKNDCPKNKEAPPTGNRMRITCFSCQQPGHYSSECPKRQKVEQMGKANEAQKPRHGRVFYLSKDDDDIYWTKEKGTSS comes from the exons ATGGATCTTAGCGAGCGAGATGAAAGTGACAGTAGTAGCAGTCATCATAGCCGTTCTGCGAATCGTGTCACAAACGATGGACGGCAAGAGGAGCGATCAGGTCCTAGTGAGAATAGATTTGATCGAATGGAAAGAATCTTAGAAGGCATGCTGACACATGTAACGAGGAATGAGCCATCGAGGCATACAACTCATGTGTTGGATCAGTATCGCCGACAGAGACCCCCGGTGTTCAGGGGAAAAGCAGAAGACGACCCCTGCATGGCAGAATACTGGATGGAGCAAACTGAGAAGCTGCTCCAACATTTGCAGTGCAGTGACGAAGATAAGGTCAATTGTGCTACATTCATGCTTGAGGAAGACGCTGCacgatggtggcaatcagcCCAGCGAGCTTTGCAAAGGACACCCAG ctggagagaagaaaagacttgggagTTCATGAAATTAAAGCAGACTGACGAGATGTCGGTGACCCAATATGACGTAAAGTTTACTCAACTAATCCGGTATGTACCTATGTATGAAGCCGATGAGTGGCAGAAAGCCCAAAAATTTGTGGGTGGATTGAAAGTAGGACTACAGCAAGCTCTTAGCTCGTGGACTTTGGACACCTACAATGAGGCATTGCATAGAGCCTTATCCACTGAGACTAATCTACTACGAGTTAGTTTGATTCGATcggatgagaagaagaaagatccgAAAGGTGGGGAGCATAAATCAGATGGAAGGAACTCCAAAAGCAATGAGCCATGTTCTCGATGTGGTAAGGTACACTCCGGGAAACAATGTTTCCAAGGACATATTCGATGTTTTTCGTGTGGTGAAGAAGGACACAAGAAAAATGATTGTCCTAAGAATAAAGAGGCACCACCGACCGGGAATCGAATGAGGATTACATGTTTTTCGTGTCAACAACCTGGTCACTACTCGAGCGAATGTCCAAAGAGGCAGAAGGTGGAACAAATGGGAAAAGCAAACGAGGCTCAAAAACCTCGCCATGGACGAGTTTTCTACCTGTCAAAGGATGACGACGATATCTACTGGACAAAAGAGAAAGGTACGTCGAGTTAA